The following are encoded together in the Lathyrus oleraceus cultivar Zhongwan6 chromosome 3, CAAS_Psat_ZW6_1.0, whole genome shotgun sequence genome:
- the LOC127128398 gene encoding protein FLX-like 2: protein MGSKGRMPPPQHLRRPHPLPPGPAMLHHDQLGPAMHHHALPPPFDLMPPPQMMEQKLASQHGEMQRLATENQRLAATHGVLRQELAGAQHELQMLHAHVGSLKAEREQQMRSVVDKIAKMEAELKAVEPLKIELQKARGEAQSLVVAREELMAKAQHLNQEIQRVHVDVQQIPALISELERLRQDYQHCRATYDYEKKLYNDHLESLQVMEKNYVSMSREVEKLRAELTNTANVDRSSGPYGGTSGTNNKEASGLPVGQNAYEDGYAVAQGRGSLPTASSGGGNATTTPAGAQPGPASAGTGYEVTRGGPGYIASAGPTYGTQNGSTYDPQRLTGYDAFRGSAYDATRGQVFDAQRTGYDPQRGSGYEIQRGPAYDPSRAAGYDAQSRGGAGPQGQVATVNNMPYGSATPPARNVGGGGYDATRGVNPARR, encoded by the exons ATGGGAAGCAAAGGCCGCATGCCACCGCCACAGCATTTACGGCGGCCGCATCCACTTCCACCAGGTCCCGCCATGCTCCACCACGACCAACTGGGTCCCGCAATGCACCACCACGCCCTGCCACCTCCATTCGATCTCATGCCGCCGCCTCAGATGATGGAGCAGAAACTCGCGTCGCAGCACGGCGAAATGCAGAGGCTGGCCACTGAGAATCAGAGGCTGGCTGCTACGCATGGGGTTCTGAGACAGGAGCTTGCTGGGGCGCAGCATGAGCTGCAGATGTTGCACGCGCATGTTGGGTCTCTTAAGGCGGAGAGGGAGCAGCAGATGCGGTCTGTGGTTGATAAGATTGCGAAGATGGAGGCGGAGTTAAAGGCGGTGGAGCCGTTGAAGATTGAGTTGCAGAAGGCGCGTGGGGAGGCTCAGAGTTTGGTGGTTGCCAGGGAGGAGCTTATGGCAAAAGCTCAACATTTGAATCAGGAGATTCAGAGGGTTCATGTTGATGTGCAGCAGATTCCCGCTCTCATATCAGAGCTTGAGCGTCTCAGACAAGATTATCAGCATTGCAG GGCCACTTATGACTATGAAAAGAAATTATACAATGACCACCTTGAGTCACTTCAGGTGATGGAAAAGAACTATGTTTCTATGAGTAGGGAAGTGGAGAAGCTTCGAGCAGAGCTTACAAACACGGCTAACGTTGATCGAAGTA GTGGGCCATATGGTGGCACCTCTGGAACTAATAATAAAGAGGCTTCTGGTCTTCCTGTGGGACAAAATGCATATGAAGATGGTTATGCCGTTGCACAG GGACGTGGTTCTCTCCCTACTGCCAGTAGTGGTGGCGGCAATGCTACAACTACTCCTGCTGGAGCTCAACCTGGTCCAGCTTCTGCAGGGACTGGTTATGAGGTCACCAGAGGAGGGCCTGGTTACATTGCATCTGCAGGGCCTACTTACGGCACACAGAATGGTTCTACTTACGACCCGCAAAGGTTGACTGGTTACGATGCATTTAGAGGATCTGCTTACGATGCAACGAGAGGACAAGTGTTTGATGCTCAGAGAACTGGTTATGATCCACAGAGAGGTTCTGGTTATGAAATACAGAGAGGACCTGCTTATGATCCATCAAGAGCAGCTGGCTATGATGCACAATCAAGAGGTGGTGCTGGTCCACAGGGACAAGTTGCAACTGTGAACAACATGCCTTACGGGTCTGCAACACCGCCTGCTCGTAATGTGGGTGGTGGTGGATACGATGCCACCCGAGGTGTAAACCCTGCCAGGAGATGA